The proteins below are encoded in one region of Juglans microcarpa x Juglans regia isolate MS1-56 chromosome 4D, Jm3101_v1.0, whole genome shotgun sequence:
- the LOC121259880 gene encoding pentatricopeptide repeat-containing protein At3g02650, mitochondrial, with product MWRSVVARAALSRREGARSFCKSQNPKVPSFSKTLTQAESPHLSTRVSPNTYFLLQNPRFFSQISTNHSDSDSHLSEAEQSSEGFADNGDTRLENFAPDVEIHGVVDQDYVGFDDNRDAQLDSFASGDGVFGNPEQSNDAKWDSFATGEGSGDAHMETFGSGDGEGQVYEIDVEQLENLLSLLQSTVDGSLESSLDGMGLTLHEEFVVKVLETRLVLGENMIRFFKWGMKEKPEFKITSCVVDALVRGICCDLKKKDAYALWDLIKEIGEKENGVLNVEALNDLIGLFSKLGKGKAALEVFNSFGDFGCVPNVDTYYFTIEALSRRSFFDWALCICEKMLEAGSLPENEKVGKIISWLCKGRKAKDAHSVYLLAKEKNQYPPQSSVNFLISSLCREDKTVELALEMLDNFPEEARKYAIKPFSAVIRGLCRMRDVDGAKRLLSKMIVEGPPPGNAVFNSIINGYSKAGDLGEAMQIKKLMESRGLKPDVYTYTVILSGYANGGQMEEACKVLSEAKKNHPTLSPVTYHTLIRGYCKLEEFNKALELLGEMKDFGVQPNVDEYNKLIQSLCLKALDWETAEKLLEEMKEKGLHLNGITGGLIRAVKEMEEEELLLG from the coding sequence atgtgGAGGTCAGTGGTGGCAAGAGCTGCTCTTTCCAGAAGGGAAGGAGCACGGAGCTTCTGTAAGAGCCAGAACCCCAAGGTACCTTCTTtctctaaaaccttaacccaagCTGAATCTCCTCATTTGTCAACAAGGGTCTCCCCCAATACATATTTTCTTCTACAAAACCCCAGGTTCTTCTCTCAAATCTCAACGAACCACTCTGATTCTGACTCCCATCTCTCTGAGGCGGAACAGTCCTCAGAAGGTTTTGCTGACAATGGTGATACCCGGCTGGAGAATTTTGCCCCTGATGTTGAGATTCATGGAGTTGTGGACCAAGATTATGTGGGGTTTGATGATAATAGGGATGCCCAGTTGGATAGTTTTGCCTCTGGGGATGGTGTTTTCGGCAACCCAGAGCAATCGAATGATGCTAAGTGGGATAGTTTTGCCACTGGGGAGGGAAGTGGTGATGCCCATATGGAAACTTTTGGCTCTGGGGATGGAGAGGGGCAGGTTTATGAGATTGATGTGGAACAGTTGGAGAATCTGTTGTCTCTTTTACAGAGTACTGTTGATGGATCTTTGGAGTCGAGTCTTGATGGCATGGGTTTGACCCTACACGAGGAATTTGTGGTGAAAGTGCTTGAAACTCGACTTGTTTTGGGTGAGAATATGATTAGGTTTTTCAAATGGGGTATGAAGGAGAAACCTGAATTTAAAATAACGTCATGTGTAGTTGATGCACTTGTTCGTGGCATATGTTGTGATCTTAAGAAGAAAGATGCATATGCTTTATGGGATTTAATTAAGGAGATAGGTGAGAAGGAGAATGGTGTGTTGAATGTGGAGGCTCTCAATGATTTGATAGGATTGTTTTCTAAGTTGGGTAAAGGGAAGGCCGCATTAGAGGTGTTTAACTCGTTTGGGGATTTTGGGTGTGTCCCAAATGTGGATACGTATTATTTCACAATTGAAGCACTTTCTAGGCGATCATTTTTTGATTGGGCTTTGTGTATTTGTGAGAAGATGCTCGAAGCAGGAAGCTTGCCTGAAAATGAGAAAGTTGGTAAGATCATATCTTGGTTGTGTAAGGGGAGAAAGGCTAAGGATGCCCATTCAGTTTATTTGTTGGCGAAGGAGAAGAACCAGTATCCACCTCAGTCTTCTGTTAATTTTTTGATCAGTTCACTCTGTAGGGAGGATAAAACGGTCGAATTGGCTTTGGAAATGTTGGATAATTTTCCAGAAGAAGCTCGAAAATATGCGATCAAGCCATTCTCTGCTGTCATTCGTGGTTTGTGTAGGATGAGAGATGTCGATGGGGCAAAACGGTTACTTTCTAAGATGATTGTGGAGGGCCCGCCCCCTGGAAATGCGGTTTTTAATTCAATTATCAATGGCTATTCCAAGGCTGGGGATTTGGGAGAGGCTATGCAAATTAAGAAGCTGATGGAAAGTAGGGGATTAAAGCCTGATGTGTACACTTACACTGTTATCTTGAGTGGTTATGCAAATGGTGGTCAGATGGAGGAGGCTTGTAAAGTCTTGTCGGAGGCAAAAAAGAATCATCCTACGCTGAGCCCTGTGACTTACCATACACTCATTCGTGGGTATTGTAAACTTGAAGAGTTCAATAAGGCTTTGGAGTTGTTGGGTGAGATGAAGGATTTTGGCGTTCAACCTAATGTTGACGAGTATAATAAGTTGATTCAATCTCTTTGCCTAAAGGCTTTAGATTGGGAAACGGCAGAAAAGCTGCTAgaggaaatgaaagagaaggGATTGCATCTCAATGGGATCACAGGTGGTCTCATAAGAGCTGTCAAGGAGATGGAAGAGGAGGAGCTGTTGCTGGGTTAG